In Polaribacter sp. L3A8, a genomic segment contains:
- a CDS encoding MutS-related protein has product MKTPVDFYSQEKLILEKEATILKRKSVNLSVFRFSVFLITCFLVYLTFGSYPDVFIIAFLGVLLFGFLVVKQVSLQRKRAIVKAKININNTELEVLNRNFHHLESGVEFVNPTHYYSNDIDLFDVGSFFQYANRTVTGEGKKLLANTFTENKTDGIVEKQNTIKELATKVTWRQHFSALASLITTKDTSGFIVNWIQNYTAVLPAFLKGIQMGFSVVSLVLIGLISFGFVSFTYLILWFFTGLFITAAFVKKTSNLYTDTDKVRETFKQYHVLLNEIENEKFTSKVLVEKQAIINSESKKASTIFKEFSKILDGFDQRNNILISVAGNGLFLSEIFNACRVEKWITTYKHTVDKWFSVVAFFDSQNSLANFHFNHTKFIFPEITSDKEVVKATNLGHPLLDAIKRIDNDFTIHKEEFFIVTGANMAGKSTFLRTISLSIVMANCGLPVCAVSFKYAPIKLITSMRTTDSLTEDESYFYSELKRLKFIVDEIKTTDYFIILDEILKGTNSKDKAIGSKKFVEKLTKSKSTGIIATHDVSLCELENEFTGIKNYYFDAEIIDDELHFDYTLKNGICKNMNASFLLQKMEII; this is encoded by the coding sequence ATGAAAACCCCTGTAGATTTTTATAGTCAAGAAAAGTTAATATTAGAAAAAGAAGCAACAATATTAAAACGTAAATCTGTAAACTTAAGTGTTTTTAGATTTTCTGTTTTTTTAATAACTTGCTTTTTAGTGTATTTAACTTTTGGTAGTTATCCAGATGTTTTTATCATCGCTTTTTTAGGGGTTTTATTATTTGGTTTTTTAGTAGTAAAACAGGTTAGTTTACAAAGAAAAAGGGCTATTGTTAAAGCAAAAATTAACATCAATAATACAGAACTAGAAGTTTTAAATAGGAATTTCCATCATTTAGAATCTGGAGTGGAATTTGTTAACCCAACGCATTATTATAGTAATGATATCGATTTGTTTGATGTTGGTTCGTTTTTTCAATATGCAAATAGAACGGTAACAGGTGAAGGGAAGAAACTACTTGCAAATACGTTTACAGAAAATAAAACAGACGGAATTGTAGAGAAGCAAAATACGATTAAAGAATTAGCTACAAAAGTAACTTGGAGGCAGCATTTTTCCGCTTTGGCAAGTTTAATAACCACTAAAGATACGTCTGGTTTTATTGTAAATTGGATTCAGAATTATACAGCAGTTTTACCTGCTTTTTTAAAGGGAATACAAATGGGCTTTTCTGTAGTTTCTTTAGTTTTAATTGGTTTAATTTCTTTTGGATTTGTTTCGTTTACTTATTTAATTCTTTGGTTTTTTACAGGACTATTTATCACAGCAGCATTTGTTAAAAAAACAAGTAATTTATATACGGATACAGATAAAGTAAGAGAAACTTTTAAGCAATATCACGTATTATTAAATGAAATTGAAAACGAAAAATTTACTTCTAAAGTTTTAGTAGAAAAACAAGCTATTATTAATTCCGAGAGTAAAAAAGCTTCAACAATTTTTAAAGAATTTTCTAAAATTTTAGATGGATTTGATCAGCGTAATAATATTTTAATTTCTGTGGCTGGTAACGGACTTTTTTTATCAGAAATCTTTAATGCTTGCAGAGTAGAAAAATGGATTACTACTTACAAACATACTGTAGATAAATGGTTTTCTGTGGTTGCTTTTTTTGATTCTCAGAATTCTTTAGCAAACTTTCATTTTAACCATACAAAATTCATTTTTCCAGAAATTACATCGGACAAAGAAGTTGTAAAAGCAACCAACTTAGGGCATCCGTTATTAGATGCTATTAAAAGAATTGACAATGACTTTACCATTCATAAAGAAGAGTTTTTTATAGTTACAGGAGCAAATATGGCAGGTAAAAGTACTTTTTTAAGAACCATTTCTTTGTCTATTGTTATGGCAAATTGTGGTTTGCCCGTGTGTGCGGTAAGTTTTAAATATGCGCCCATAAAATTGATTACAAGTATGCGAACTACAGATTCTTTAACAGAAGATGAATCGTATTTTTATTCTGAATTAAAGCGTTTAAAGTTTATTGTTGATGAAATTAAAACAACAGATTATTTTATCATTTTAGATGAGATTTTAAAAGGAACTAACAGTAAAGACAAGGCAATTGGTTCTAAAAAGTTTGTAGAAAAGTTAACAAAATCGAAATCCACCGGAATTATTGCCACTCATGATGTGAGTTTGTGCGAATTAGAAAACGAGTTTACAGGTATTAAAAACTATTATTTTGATGCAGAAATTATAGATGATGAATTGCATTTCGATTACACCTTAAAAAACGGAATTTGTAAAAACATGAATGCTTCTTTCTTGTTGCAGAAAATGGAAATTATTTAG
- a CDS encoding HesA/MoeB/ThiF family protein: MSVTKKELFKRQITLSEISEEGQEKLQKASVLVVGCGGLGSPIAVYLAASGIGKIHLVDFDTVDASNLHRQVFYALDDVGKSKAAVLSEFIKKRAAFTAVSFTDKPITKENVFELISTFDIIVDGTDSLPTKYLLNDACVIKSKPLVYGSLYKFDGYAATFNVLQNDGRYSANLRDAFPKMATDVPNCSEVGTMNAIVGLIAIQQVNEVLKLITGIGKPLANELLIYNSLQNTQLKMKLKPTVLKENISNLFKIQTYFDAACTLQNSDLQISSKELKEQLSLRAQSRSLELIAVLPNLKLPFKVHQTIPINEFNVDTIEVDFTKTYIMVCQRGINSYRATKMLKKKYPALNVLSLSGGISGY; this comes from the coding sequence ATGAGTGTAACAAAAAAGGAACTTTTTAAGCGTCAAATTACTTTATCTGAGATTAGTGAAGAAGGGCAAGAAAAACTACAAAAAGCATCTGTTTTAGTGGTTGGTTGTGGCGGATTAGGAAGTCCGATTGCGGTGTATTTAGCCGCAAGCGGAATTGGAAAAATTCATTTGGTAGATTTTGATACTGTTGATGCTTCTAATCTACACAGACAAGTTTTTTATGCGTTAGATGATGTTGGCAAATCGAAAGCAGCAGTTTTATCAGAATTTATAAAAAAAAGAGCCGCTTTTACAGCTGTTAGTTTTACGGATAAACCCATTACAAAAGAAAACGTTTTTGAGCTGATTTCTACTTTTGATATTATTGTAGATGGCACAGATTCTTTACCTACAAAATACTTATTGAATGACGCTTGCGTTATAAAAAGCAAACCATTGGTATATGGGTCTTTGTATAAGTTTGATGGTTATGCAGCTACTTTTAATGTTTTACAAAATGACGGAAGATATTCAGCCAATTTAAGAGATGCTTTTCCAAAAATGGCAACAGATGTTCCTAATTGTTCAGAAGTGGGAACTATGAACGCTATTGTTGGTCTCATTGCTATCCAACAAGTAAATGAAGTTTTAAAATTGATAACAGGTATTGGAAAACCTTTAGCAAATGAATTATTGATTTACAATTCGCTTCAAAATACACAATTGAAAATGAAGTTAAAACCAACAGTTTTAAAAGAAAATATTTCAAATTTATTTAAAATACAAACGTATTTTGATGCTGCCTGTACTCTTCAAAATTCAGATTTGCAAATATCATCAAAAGAACTAAAAGAACAATTGTCACTTCGAGCGCAGTCGAGAAGTTTAGAGTTGATAGCAGTTTTACCGAATTTAAAATTACCTTTTAAAGTGCATCAAACAATTCCTATTAATGAGTTTAATGTAGATACTATAGAGGTAGATTTTACTAAAACCTACATTATGGTTTGTCAAAGAGGTATTAATAGTTACAGAGCAACAAAAATGTTAAAGAAAAAATATCCAGCATTAAATGTGTTAAGTTTATCTGGAGGAATATCTGGTTATTAA
- a CDS encoding SemiSWEET family sugar transporter — protein sequence MIDLHEIIGLVAAVFTTTSFLPQVFKTYKTKDTSGLSLSMYIIFFIGVLLWLIYGIWIQSLSIILANIITAILTFYLLVMKIKYK from the coding sequence GTGATAGATCTACACGAGATTATTGGTTTAGTTGCAGCCGTTTTTACAACAACATCATTTTTGCCGCAAGTTTTTAAAACCTACAAAACAAAAGATACCTCCGGACTTTCTTTGTCCATGTATATTATCTTTTTTATTGGAGTTCTTTTATGGTTAATCTATGGTATTTGGATACAAAGTTTATCAATAATTTTAGCGAATATAATTACCGCAATTTTAACTTTTTATCTCTTAGTTATGAAGATAAAATATAAGTAA
- a CDS encoding leucine--tRNA ligase yields MQYNHLDIEKKWQKFWADNQTFKANNESEKPKYYVLDMFPYPSGAGLHVGHPLGYIASDIYARYKRHKGFNVLHPQGYDSFGLPAEQYAIQTGQHPAKTTEDNVATYRRQLDTIGFSFDWSREVRTSSPEYYKWTQWIFIQLFDSWYNKDTDKAEDVSTLIKIFKKEGNATVNAVCDEEIQSFSADEWKALSTKEQEEILLQYRLTFLSDTEVNWCPALGTVLANDEIVNGVSERGSHPVIRKKMTQWSMRISAYAQRLLDGLEKIDWPQPLKDSQTNWIGKSVGAMVTFDVANGSEKVSSEVKLSYKELEALKELRQNLSKAETVLWNELKNKKGASKFRKKYTIGTFLVDYVCVTKNLIVEFSGKEDEAARDLYFTSEGFNVVRFTNEEVIKNVLGAVSKINSAIQFPKAIEKTEKKEVTAKEENQYKIDVFTTRPDTIYGVSFMTLAPEHELVSKITTDAQKTDVEAYITATAKRSERDRMADVKTISGAFTGAFAIHPFSGEKVQIWIGDYVLANYGTGAVMAVPCGDQRDYDFAKHFGIPIPNIFEDVDISEAAHAGKDGTKIANSDFLSGLKYKKALKLSIFEMEKRGFGYGKINYRLRDAVFSRQRYWGEPFPVYYKDGMPQMIDAEHLPIVLPEVEKYLPTEDGKPPLGNATEWAWDSRGKKVVSNDKLKNKTVYPLELNTMPGWAGSSWYFNRYMDAKNTNEFASKENLDYWKEVDLYIGGSEHATGHLLYARFWQKFLFDKGIVPVDEFAKKLINQGMILGTSAFVYKATAFVKNGCGCSDEKSMDDVLEKIPTVFVSKNSFTTDDEFETVVKNYLLDNKFLDPNFADLVMITKTALHADVSLVNASDELDVDAFKNHALNADYKNAEFVLQDGAYKVGREVEKMSKSKYNVVNPDAICEEYGADSLRLFEMFLGPLEQAKPWKTSGISGVSSFLKKLWKLYFNGENFDVSNAVPTKDELKTLHKTIKKVEDDIENFSFNTSVSTFMIAVNELTALKCNKRAILEPLAILVSPYAPHIAEELWSLLGNNESISTAAFPVFEASHLVESAKNYPISFNGKMRFTLELPLDLSKEEIEKVVMENEKTIAQLEGKAPKKVIIVPGKIINIVI; encoded by the coding sequence ATGCAATATAATCACCTAGATATAGAAAAGAAATGGCAAAAATTTTGGGCAGATAACCAAACTTTTAAAGCTAATAATGAATCTGAGAAACCTAAATATTATGTGTTAGATATGTTTCCTTACCCTTCGGGAGCAGGTTTGCATGTTGGGCATCCTTTAGGATATATTGCAAGTGATATTTATGCGCGTTACAAACGTCATAAAGGTTTTAACGTATTGCATCCGCAAGGATATGATTCTTTTGGTTTACCGGCAGAACAGTATGCTATTCAAACAGGTCAGCATCCAGCAAAAACTACAGAAGATAATGTAGCAACCTACAGAAGACAATTAGATACTATTGGTTTTTCTTTCGATTGGAGCAGAGAAGTAAGAACTTCTAGTCCTGAGTATTATAAATGGACACAGTGGATTTTTATTCAATTATTTGATTCTTGGTATAATAAAGATACAGACAAGGCAGAAGATGTTTCTACTTTGATTAAAATATTTAAAAAAGAAGGTAACGCAACAGTAAATGCAGTTTGTGATGAAGAAATTCAATCTTTTTCTGCGGATGAATGGAAAGCGTTATCAACAAAAGAACAAGAAGAAATTTTATTACAATACCGTTTAACGTTTTTATCTGATACAGAAGTAAACTGGTGTCCTGCTTTAGGAACCGTTTTAGCAAATGATGAGATTGTAAACGGAGTATCAGAACGTGGTAGTCATCCTGTTATCAGAAAGAAAATGACACAATGGTCTATGCGAATTTCTGCATATGCACAACGTTTGTTAGACGGATTAGAAAAAATAGATTGGCCACAGCCTTTAAAAGATTCTCAAACCAATTGGATTGGTAAATCTGTGGGTGCCATGGTTACTTTTGATGTAGCAAATGGTTCTGAAAAAGTCTCTTCTGAAGTAAAATTATCTTATAAAGAATTAGAAGCTTTAAAAGAATTAAGACAAAATTTATCGAAAGCAGAAACAGTTCTTTGGAACGAGTTAAAGAATAAAAAAGGAGCATCAAAATTTAGAAAAAAATATACCATTGGTACATTTTTAGTAGATTATGTTTGTGTTACTAAAAACTTAATTGTGGAATTTTCTGGTAAAGAAGATGAAGCAGCAAGAGATCTTTATTTTACAAGCGAAGGCTTTAATGTAGTTCGTTTTACAAATGAAGAAGTAATTAAAAATGTACTTGGAGCAGTTTCTAAAATTAATTCGGCAATTCAATTTCCAAAAGCAATTGAAAAAACGGAGAAGAAAGAAGTTACAGCTAAAGAAGAAAATCAATATAAGATAGATGTCTTTACTACAAGACCAGATACTATTTACGGTGTAAGTTTTATGACATTAGCTCCAGAACATGAGTTAGTATCAAAAATTACAACAGATGCTCAAAAAACAGACGTTGAAGCGTATATTACAGCCACAGCAAAGCGTTCTGAACGTGATAGAATGGCAGATGTAAAAACCATTTCTGGTGCTTTTACAGGTGCTTTTGCAATACATCCTTTTTCTGGTGAAAAGGTTCAAATTTGGATTGGAGATTACGTATTAGCAAATTACGGAACAGGAGCAGTTATGGCAGTTCCTTGTGGAGATCAACGTGATTATGACTTTGCGAAACATTTTGGAATTCCGATTCCTAATATTTTCGAAGATGTAGATATTTCTGAAGCTGCACACGCAGGTAAAGACGGAACAAAAATTGCAAATTCAGATTTTTTATCAGGATTAAAATATAAGAAAGCATTAAAATTATCCATTTTTGAAATGGAAAAACGTGGCTTTGGTTACGGGAAAATAAATTACCGTTTACGTGATGCTGTTTTTAGCAGACAACGTTATTGGGGAGAACCTTTCCCTGTATATTACAAAGACGGAATGCCACAAATGATTGATGCAGAACATTTGCCAATCGTTTTACCAGAAGTAGAAAAATACTTACCAACGGAAGATGGAAAACCACCTTTAGGAAATGCAACAGAATGGGCTTGGGATTCTCGTGGAAAGAAAGTGGTTTCTAACGATAAGTTAAAAAACAAAACGGTGTATCCTTTAGAATTAAATACAATGCCTGGGTGGGCAGGTAGTTCTTGGTATTTTAACAGATACATGGATGCTAAAAACACGAATGAGTTTGCAAGCAAAGAAAACTTAGACTATTGGAAAGAAGTAGATTTATATATTGGTGGATCTGAACACGCAACAGGACATTTATTATACGCTCGTTTTTGGCAAAAATTCTTGTTCGATAAAGGAATTGTACCTGTAGATGAGTTTGCAAAAAAACTGATTAACCAAGGAATGATTTTAGGAACTTCTGCTTTTGTTTACAAAGCAACTGCTTTTGTAAAGAATGGTTGTGGTTGTTCTGATGAAAAATCTATGGATGATGTTTTAGAAAAAATACCAACGGTTTTTGTTTCTAAAAATTCTTTTACTACAGATGACGAATTTGAAACTGTGGTAAAAAACTACTTATTAGATAACAAGTTTTTAGATCCTAATTTTGCAGATTTAGTAATGATCACTAAAACGGCTTTACATGCAGATGTTTCTTTGGTAAATGCTTCTGATGAACTAGATGTTGATGCGTTTAAAAATCATGCTTTAAATGCTGATTATAAAAATGCTGAATTTGTTTTACAAGACGGAGCTTATAAAGTAGGACGTGAAGTAGAAAAAATGTCTAAATCTAAATACAATGTGGTAAACCCAGATGCTATTTGTGAAGAATACGGAGCAGATAGTTTACGTTTATTCGAAATGTTTTTAGGCCCTTTAGAACAAGCAAAACCTTGGAAAACTTCTGGTATTTCTGGAGTTTCATCTTTCTTAAAGAAATTATGGAAACTGTACTTTAACGGTGAAAATTTTGATGTTTCTAATGCTGTACCAACTAAAGACGAGTTAAAAACATTACATAAAACCATCAAAAAAGTAGAAGATGATATAGAGAATTTCTCTTTTAATACATCTGTTTCTACCTTTATGATTGCTGTAAACGAGTTAACTGCTTTAAAATGTAATAAACGTGCAATATTAGAACCTTTAGCAATTTTGGTTTCTCCTTATGCACCACACATTGCAGAAGAATTATGGAGTTTGTTAGGGAATAATGAATCTATTTCTACGGCAGCTTTCCCTGTTTTTGAAGCAAGTCATTTGGTCGAAAGTGCTAAAAATTATCCAATTTCTTTTAATGGAAAAATGCGTTTTACGTTAGAACTTCCTTTAGATTTATCTAAAGAAGAAATAGAAAAAGTAGTCATGGAAAACGAAAAAACAATTGCCCAATTAGAAGGTAAAGCTCCTAAGAAAGTAATTATTGTTCCTGGTAAAATTATAAACATTGTAATATAG
- the infB gene encoding translation initiation factor IF-2 → MSVGKTMRLNKVLRELNISLDRAVEYLAGKGHEIESRPTTKITGDVYQVLLDGFEKDANKKAASKEVGEEKRKEKEAIRLEHEAKLEKKRAEEVKKEEVLKAKADKLEFKTVGKIDIENIGKKPAKIVEKEKEAPVEVVAEPKTETPKVEEPKVVAETPVVEVKAETPKVEETPVVEKPKAVIPEVKKTVSEIEKEVSKVGDKPKGKKDASKSDEKVEEVTAENAEAIKTQYKKLDGPNFTGKKIDLKQFERPKKKKPDPKKDANADKKKRKRIVTKAGAPGSATARPSRPGQGNRAGGGSRPPFNRGGRGAARPAAVKKEEPTEAEIQKQVRETLEKLQGKSSRGKGAKYRRNKRDAHREHSDAELEAQALDNKILKVTEFVTVSEVATMMEVPVTNIISACMSLGMMVTMNQRLDAETLVIVAEEFNHKVEFVGAEVEESIEEVIDKPEDLETRAPIITVMGHVDHGKTSLLDYIRKANVIDGESGGITQHIGAYSVKVGDQKIAFLDTPGHEAFTAMRARGAQVTDLVIIVVAADDDVMPQTKEAISHAQAAGVPIIFAINKIDKPNANPDNVKTQLSSMNLLIEEWGGNIQSQDISAKHGTGVPELLEKVLLEAEILELKANPNKNAVGAVVEALLDKGRGYVSTVLVQAGTLKIGDYLLAGKHSGKVRAMFDDKGTNLKVAGPSTPVSILGLDGAPQAGDKFVVFDDEREAKQIASKRSQLQREQSVRTQKTLTLDEIGRRIALGDFKELNIILKGDVDGSVEALTDSFQKLSTEEIQVNILHKGVGAITESDVLLASASDAIIVGFNVRPQGNARVVADREEVDIRTYSIIYAAINDLKDAMEGMLSPEMKEEVTGNVEIREIYKISKVGNIAGCMVMSGKIQRDSQIRIIRDGIVVHDGTLTALKRFKDDVREVTKGFDCGVQIKNYNDILEGDVIEAYKEVAVKKKLK, encoded by the coding sequence GCAAACAAGAAAGCTGCATCTAAAGAAGTTGGAGAGGAAAAACGTAAGGAGAAAGAAGCTATTCGTTTAGAACATGAAGCTAAGTTAGAGAAGAAAAGAGCGGAAGAGGTTAAGAAGGAAGAGGTTTTAAAAGCCAAAGCAGATAAATTAGAGTTTAAGACTGTTGGTAAAATTGATATTGAAAATATCGGTAAAAAACCTGCCAAGATAGTCGAAAAGGAAAAAGAAGCACCTGTAGAGGTTGTTGCTGAACCTAAGACTGAAACGCCTAAAGTTGAAGAACCGAAAGTAGTTGCAGAAACTCCAGTTGTTGAAGTGAAAGCTGAAACACCTAAAGTTGAAGAAACTCCGGTGGTTGAAAAACCAAAGGCTGTAATTCCTGAAGTTAAAAAAACTGTTTCTGAAATAGAAAAAGAAGTTTCTAAAGTTGGTGATAAACCAAAAGGTAAAAAAGATGCTTCGAAATCTGATGAAAAAGTAGAGGAAGTTACTGCAGAAAATGCAGAAGCAATCAAAACTCAGTATAAAAAATTAGACGGTCCAAACTTTACAGGTAAGAAAATTGATTTAAAACAATTTGAAAGACCTAAGAAAAAGAAACCAGACCCTAAAAAAGATGCAAACGCAGACAAGAAGAAACGTAAGCGTATTGTAACTAAAGCAGGTGCGCCAGGTTCTGCAACTGCAAGACCTAGTAGACCAGGTCAAGGTAATAGAGCAGGTGGTGGTAGTAGACCTCCTTTTAATAGAGGTGGACGTGGAGCAGCAAGACCAGCAGCCGTTAAAAAAGAAGAACCAACTGAAGCAGAAATTCAAAAGCAAGTAAGAGAAACGCTAGAGAAACTGCAAGGAAAATCTTCTAGAGGTAAAGGAGCAAAATACCGTAGAAATAAAAGAGATGCACACAGAGAACATTCTGACGCTGAGTTAGAAGCTCAAGCATTAGACAACAAAATCTTAAAAGTAACAGAATTTGTTACTGTAAGTGAAGTTGCTACAATGATGGAAGTTCCTGTAACAAATATTATATCTGCATGTATGTCTTTAGGTATGATGGTAACAATGAATCAGCGTTTAGACGCAGAAACATTAGTTATTGTTGCTGAAGAATTTAACCACAAAGTAGAATTTGTTGGTGCAGAAGTAGAAGAGTCTATAGAAGAAGTAATAGATAAACCAGAAGATTTAGAAACTCGTGCACCAATTATTACGGTAATGGGTCACGTAGATCATGGTAAAACATCTTTATTAGATTACATTAGAAAAGCAAATGTTATTGATGGTGAAAGTGGAGGAATTACACAACACATTGGTGCATATTCTGTAAAAGTTGGCGATCAAAAAATAGCATTTTTAGATACACCAGGTCACGAGGCGTTTACCGCAATGCGTGCACGTGGGGCGCAAGTAACAGATTTAGTTATTATTGTAGTTGCAGCAGATGATGATGTAATGCCACAAACTAAAGAAGCAATTTCTCATGCGCAAGCAGCAGGAGTGCCTATTATATTTGCAATCAATAAGATTGATAAACCAAATGCAAATCCAGATAATGTAAAAACGCAATTATCTTCAATGAATTTGTTGATAGAAGAATGGGGTGGTAACATACAGTCTCAAGATATCTCAGCAAAACATGGAACAGGTGTTCCAGAATTATTAGAGAAAGTTTTATTAGAAGCTGAAATTTTAGAATTGAAAGCAAATCCTAATAAAAATGCAGTTGGTGCAGTAGTGGAAGCATTATTAGATAAAGGTAGAGGATATGTTTCTACTGTATTAGTACAAGCAGGAACTTTAAAAATTGGAGATTACTTGTTAGCAGGTAAACACAGTGGTAAAGTAAGAGCAATGTTTGATGATAAAGGAACTAATTTAAAAGTTGCAGGTCCATCAACACCAGTATCAATATTAGGTTTAGACGGAGCGCCACAAGCGGGTGATAAGTTTGTAGTATTTGATGATGAAAGAGAAGCAAAACAAATAGCATCTAAACGTTCTCAATTACAACGTGAGCAATCTGTAAGAACTCAGAAAACATTAACGTTAGATGAAATCGGACGTAGAATTGCGTTAGGAGACTTTAAAGAATTAAACATTATCTTAAAAGGAGATGTAGATGGTTCTGTAGAAGCGTTAACAGATTCTTTCCAGAAATTATCTACTGAAGAAATTCAAGTTAATATTTTACATAAAGGTGTTGGAGCCATTACAGAAAGTGATGTTTTATTAGCATCAGCATCAGACGCAATTATTGTTGGGTTTAATGTTCGTCCGCAAGGAAATGCAAGAGTAGTAGCAGATAGAGAAGAGGTAGATATTAGAACATATTCTATTATTTATGCAGCTATCAACGACTTAAAAGACGCCATGGAAGGGATGTTATCTCCAGAAATGAAAGAAGAAGTTACTGGTAACGTAGAAATTAGAGAAATCTATAAAATATCTAAAGTTGGTAATATTGCAGGTTGTATGGTAATGTCTGGTAAAATCCAAAGAGATTCTCAGATTAGAATTATTAGAGACGGAATTGTAGTGCACGACGGAACTTTAACAGCGTTAAAACGTTTTAAAGATGATGTTAGAGAAGTTACAAAAGGATTTGATTGTGGTGTTCAAATTAAGAACTACAATGATATTTTAGAAGGAGATGTAATTGAGGCATACAAAGAAGTAGCAGTTAAGAAGAAGTTGAAATAA